AATATCGGACTCTCTTCGAGACGATGACGCAAGGGGTCGTCTATCAGGATGAGGAGGGAAAAATCCTCTCGGCGAACCCGTCGGCGGAGCGGATCTTGGGGTTGACGATCGACCAGATGCAGGGGCGGAGTTCCTTCGATCTCGATTGGCGGGCGATCCGGGACGACGGGTCGGCGCTCCCGGGAGAAGCGCATCCGGCGATGGTCGCCCTGAGAACCGGGGCGCCGGTGAAAAATGTGATCATGGGGGTTTTCCATCCCGAAGAGAAGGGGTACCGCTGGATCAATGTGAATGCCATCCCGCAATTCCGACCGGGAGAGAAGAAGCCATATCAGGTTTACGCCACCTTTGCAGATATCACCGAGCGGCGGCAGGTGGAGGAGCAGATCCGCTTTCAGGCCAATCTGCTCGATGTCGTCGAACAGGCGATTATCGTCACCGATCTCGCCGGGGTCATTCTTTATTGGAATCGGTTCTCGGAAAAGCTCTACGGCTGGAGCGCCAAAGAGGTGTTGGGCCGAAACATCACCGAAGTGACCCCTTCCGATCTTTCGTATGAAGAAGGGGTGAAGATCATGCGCCGGCTGGCGCTGGGAAGGGGATGGTCGGGCGAGTTTCAGGTCCGCCGCCGGGACGGAAGCCTCTTTACGGCAATGGTCGTCGATACGCCGATTCGGAATGAAAGAGGGGAGTTGATCGGGGTGATCGGCGTCTCCTTCGACATCACGGCGCGCAAGCAGGTGGAAGAGGCGCTGAACCAAAAGAAGGTCGAGGCCGAAGAGGCCAGCCGGGCCAAAACGCAATTTGTCTCGATGATCTCCCACGAACTCCGGACGCCGCTGAACGCGATCATCGGCTACGCCGACCTTCTCAGCCGGCCGCGTCCGGTGGAAGATCCGGCCAAACTCAAAGAGCGGGTCGACCGGATTTCCTATAATGCCCGCATCCTGCTCGACCTGATCAACAATCTGCTCAACCTCAACCGGCTGGAAGCGGGGCAGATGCCGGTGACGGTCGAAACGGTCTTCCTGGTCGATGTGGTCGAAAAGATCGTTGATAACCTGAGGACGATGGGAGAAGAAAAAGGACTGAAGGTCGATCTGATCAATGAGGTCGGCCCCTTCGCGATCCGCTCCGATTTAAAGAAGATCGAGCAGATCGTCCGAAATCTGGTTTCCAACGCCATCAAATTTACCGACCGAGGCTCGGTGACGGTCCGGCTGTTGGATTTCCCCGCCGAGCAGCGGGTCGGCGTCGAGGTCTCAGATACCGGGATCGGAATCTCCGGAAAAGACCTCTCCCGCCTCTTTGAGCCGTTCTACCAGGCCGACACCTCCGATACCCGCTCCCACGAAGGGTCGGGGTTGGGACTGTCTATTGTCAAGAAATTCGCCGACCTCCTCGGTGCGACGGTGCAGATCGGCAGCGCGGTCGGGGTGGGAACGACGGTGACGGTTCGGATTCCTTATGATCCTCCGGCTTGATCCTTCCCGGCCGATTCGAAATTCTGATTCGGGATTGTGAGAGTCATGGGGTAAAACCTCACGCCTTCAGACTGCAGGCCGGCCGCAGACAGATGCAAAGCCCCGCTCCCCCTTGAGATTGCGCGCCGATTCAGGTATTCTCCACTCCATGTCCACGAAAGAATACTCCTTTCCGCCGGGCCCGTCCGGCAAGCCGCTGGTCGGCCACCTCTTCGCCTTTCGCCGCGATCCGATTCGTTTCCTCATGCGGCTTGCCAAAGAGTATGGCGACGCCGCCTCTTTCAAAATCGGCTCTCAGGAGATGGTCCTCCTCAGCCATCCCGAAAGTATCAAAGCGGTCTTGACGACCGACCACCGCAACTTTACCAAGGGCCGGGGGTTGCAATGGGCCAAACGGCTTCTCGGCGAGGGGTTGCTCACCAGCGAAGGGGAGTTCCATCGCCGCCAGCGGCGGATCGCCCAGCCGGCTTTCCACCGGCAGCGGATCGCCTCCTACGGCGAGATCATGACCGGCTATGCCGCCCGGATGCGTGAGGGGTGGAAGGCGGGGACGCCGTTTGATCTGCATGCCGAGATGATGCACCTGACGATGGGGATTGCGGCGAAGACCCTCTTCGATGCCGATGTCGATTCGAAAGCGCACGAGATCGGGGAGGCGCTCTCGACGGCGGTCGAGTTCTTCAACCGATTCACCCTCCCGTTCGCCGATCTGATGGCGGAGCTGCCGATCCCGAGCACCCTCCGGTTTAAAAAGGCGAAGCAGCGCCTCGACGAAACGATCTACCGGATGATCGCCGAGCGGCGGGCGAGCGACGAAGACCGCGGCGACCTTCTCTCGATGCTGCTCCATGCCACCGATGAAGAGGGGACCGGCGGGATGACCGACCTTCAGCTGCGGGATGAGGCGATGACGATTTTTCTCGCCGGCCACGAAACGACCGCAAACGCCCTCGCCTGGACCTGGTATCTCCTCTCGCAGCATCCCGAAGTAGAGGCGAAATTACACGCGGAAATCGATCTCCTCTTAGGCGACCGGCTGCCGACGGTCGACGATCTCCCCAAACTTCAATATGTCGAGAAGGTGCTCGCCGAATCGATGCGTCTTTATCCCCCCGCCTGGCTGGTCGGCTATCGCGCGATCGACGATTATTCGTTCGAAAAATATAACGTGCCCGGGGGGACCATTTTCCTGATGAGCCAGTATGTGGTCCACCACGATTCCCGCTATTTTCCCGATCCATTTCGTTTCGATCCGGAGCGGTGGACGCCGGAGGCGAAAGCGGCCCGGCCGAAGTTTTCCTACTTTCCCTTCGGCGGCGGCCCCCGCGTCTGCATCGGGGAGACGTTCGCCTGGATGGAGGCGATTCTGGTGATGGCGGCGATCGCCCGGCGCTGGCAGCTTCGGTTGGTTCCGGGCCACCCGGTGGTGCTTCAGCCGTTGATTACGCTGCGGCCCCGGTATGGGATGAAGATGGTTGCGACGCGGCGGGGATAGGGGCGCGGGCGGATAGAGGCGCCCTGAGTCAGCTCAGAGTATGCTGCTGAGTACGGCTGAAGGTCGTGGGGTTTCACCCCACCCTCCACCGAGGGGGCGCCTCGTCGCGCCCCCTCCGGCTTCCCCAGACGCCGGGGGTGGAACCCCCTGGCCCCCCTGCGGCCGAACTCGGCGCGACCGCACAAGGATAGTGCGGACTGCGCCTCA
This DNA window, taken from Candidatus Manganitrophaceae bacterium, encodes the following:
- a CDS encoding cytochrome P450 yields the protein MSTKEYSFPPGPSGKPLVGHLFAFRRDPIRFLMRLAKEYGDAASFKIGSQEMVLLSHPESIKAVLTTDHRNFTKGRGLQWAKRLLGEGLLTSEGEFHRRQRRIAQPAFHRQRIASYGEIMTGYAARMREGWKAGTPFDLHAEMMHLTMGIAAKTLFDADVDSKAHEIGEALSTAVEFFNRFTLPFADLMAELPIPSTLRFKKAKQRLDETIYRMIAERRASDEDRGDLLSMLLHATDEEGTGGMTDLQLRDEAMTIFLAGHETTANALAWTWYLLSQHPEVEAKLHAEIDLLLGDRLPTVDDLPKLQYVEKVLAESMRLYPPAWLVGYRAIDDYSFEKYNVPGGTIFLMSQYVVHHDSRYFPDPFRFDPERWTPEAKAARPKFSYFPFGGGPRVCIGETFAWMEAILVMAAIARRWQLRLVPGHPVVLQPLITLRPRYGMKMVATRRG